A single window of Rhodococcus jostii RHA1 DNA harbors:
- a CDS encoding LysR family transcriptional regulator encodes MEIRWLQAFVAVAEELHFGRAAARLQMAQSPLSQTVRKLEKDIGVPLFERSTRSVALTSAGHTFLPHAYRILESVDIARQATRASAGGVYGRIKIGFTGVLNHLSLPPLTRALRQRYPDIELTLVGRIMTRDAITQLDSGALDLAFVGLPVETASVSTRLIRREPFGAVLPADHPLASEPEIDLRDLAEDGFVTTPLSAGSALQEVAMRACVDAGFRPRVVQEITDPYMILMLVATGVGVALMTSGIAALTPPGTVFVPLTGEPIYMNHGLAWSPRRVSDALRVALAVSEDILPTPD; translated from the coding sequence ATGGAGATTCGCTGGCTGCAAGCGTTCGTCGCCGTCGCCGAAGAACTGCACTTCGGCAGGGCCGCCGCGCGACTCCAGATGGCCCAGTCGCCGCTGAGTCAGACCGTGCGCAAACTCGAGAAGGACATCGGCGTGCCGCTGTTCGAGCGGAGCACCCGCAGCGTCGCCCTGACGTCGGCCGGCCACACGTTCCTGCCGCACGCCTACCGGATTCTCGAGAGCGTCGACATCGCGCGGCAGGCCACCCGCGCGTCCGCCGGGGGCGTGTACGGCCGCATCAAGATCGGCTTCACGGGCGTGCTCAATCACCTATCCCTGCCCCCGCTCACCCGCGCGCTCCGGCAGCGCTACCCCGACATCGAACTCACCCTCGTCGGGCGCATCATGACCCGTGACGCCATCACTCAATTGGACAGTGGTGCACTCGATCTCGCGTTCGTCGGCCTTCCCGTCGAGACGGCCTCGGTGTCCACCCGGTTGATCCGCCGTGAGCCGTTCGGGGCCGTGCTCCCGGCGGACCACCCACTCGCGTCCGAGCCGGAGATCGACCTGCGCGACCTGGCCGAAGACGGCTTCGTCACGACACCGCTGTCGGCCGGCTCGGCATTGCAGGAGGTCGCGATGCGGGCCTGCGTCGATGCGGGATTCCGTCCCCGCGTGGTGCAGGAGATCACCGATCCGTACATGATCCTGATGCTGGTGGCGACGGGTGTCGGCGTGGCGCTCATGACGTCGGGCATTGCCGCGCTCACGCCCCCGGGCACGGTGTTCGTGCCGCTCACCGGCGAGCCGATCTACATGAATCACGGACTCGCCTGGTCACCGCGTCGGGTCTCCGACGCGCTCCGGGTGGCCCTCGCGGTATCGGAGGACATTCTCCCGACGCCCGATTAG
- a CDS encoding SDR family NAD(P)-dependent oxidoreductase, with protein MATYPEGATALVTGGASGIGAACAKRLTGAGVRVVTADVATGADEHLDVTDADAVEKLAARLGRVDILVNSAGVVGPSVPLVNVDLEDWRRTFRINVDGTFLLCRAFVPAMTGAGWGRVVNLASIAAKDGNPNQSAYSASKAAVIALTKSLGKEVAQTGVLANVVAPAAVESPMNAGTDPAILARSQSLTPMARMGRPEEIAELVAWLCSEALSFSTGAVYDASGGRASY; from the coding sequence ATGGCCACGTATCCCGAGGGCGCCACCGCGCTCGTCACCGGCGGCGCGAGCGGAATCGGCGCGGCGTGCGCGAAGCGCCTCACCGGCGCCGGGGTCCGCGTCGTCACCGCCGACGTCGCCACGGGGGCCGACGAGCACCTCGACGTCACCGATGCCGACGCCGTCGAGAAACTCGCCGCCCGGCTCGGCCGCGTCGACATCCTCGTCAACAGCGCCGGCGTCGTGGGACCGTCGGTTCCACTGGTGAACGTCGACCTCGAGGACTGGCGCCGCACGTTCCGGATCAACGTCGACGGGACATTCCTCCTCTGCCGCGCGTTCGTGCCGGCCATGACCGGCGCCGGCTGGGGGCGGGTGGTGAATCTGGCGAGCATCGCGGCGAAGGACGGCAATCCCAACCAGAGCGCCTACTCGGCGTCGAAGGCGGCCGTGATCGCGCTGACGAAATCGCTCGGCAAGGAGGTCGCGCAGACCGGTGTCCTGGCCAACGTGGTGGCACCCGCCGCTGTGGAGAGCCCGATGAATGCCGGCACCGACCCGGCGATCCTCGCGCGGTCGCAGAGCCTGACCCCGATGGCCCGGATGGGACGGCCCGAGGAGATCGCCGAACTCGTCGCATGGCTGTGCTCGGAGGCGCTCAGCTTCTCGACCGGCGCCGTCTACGACGCCAGCGGTGGCCGGGCGTCGTACTAG
- a CDS encoding dioxygenase — protein sequence MTTYFTEDQSVDTVNGRMGIDAGDRAAVVMESLVRHLHSFVKDVGITQAEWGLAIDFLTRTGQICGPERQEFILLSDTLGVSMLVDAINHRRPTGATENTVFGPFHVEGAPIRQMGDDISLDGKGESCLFAGQVRDLDGHPIEGACVDVWSDNADGYYDVQQPDIQPQWNNRGRFLTGADGRYLFRGIKPTAYPIPDDGPVGQLLDRLGRHPYRPAHMHFLVTAEGCERLVTHTFVEGDSYLESDAVFGVKEALIATYDRNSDDPATAWSSQYDFVLTRGSS from the coding sequence ATGACCACGTACTTCACCGAGGATCAGTCCGTCGACACTGTCAACGGTCGAATGGGGATCGACGCCGGTGACCGGGCCGCCGTCGTGATGGAAAGCCTTGTCCGACATCTGCACTCGTTCGTCAAGGATGTCGGTATCACCCAGGCCGAGTGGGGCCTTGCGATCGACTTCCTGACGCGAACCGGACAGATCTGTGGGCCCGAGCGGCAGGAATTCATCCTGCTGTCGGACACCCTCGGGGTATCGATGCTGGTCGACGCCATCAACCACCGCAGGCCCACCGGCGCCACCGAGAACACCGTCTTCGGTCCGTTCCACGTCGAGGGGGCGCCGATCCGGCAGATGGGGGATGACATTTCCCTCGACGGCAAAGGCGAGTCCTGCCTCTTCGCGGGGCAGGTCCGTGACCTCGACGGCCATCCGATCGAGGGCGCATGCGTCGACGTCTGGTCGGACAATGCGGATGGCTACTACGACGTTCAGCAGCCAGACATCCAACCCCAATGGAACAATCGGGGTCGATTCCTCACAGGCGCAGACGGCCGATACCTGTTCCGCGGCATCAAGCCTACGGCTTACCCGATCCCGGACGACGGTCCTGTGGGGCAACTGCTCGACCGGCTCGGGCGGCATCCGTACCGACCCGCGCACATGCACTTTCTCGTCACCGCCGAGGGCTGCGAACGTCTGGTGACCCACACCTTCGTGGAGGGTGACAGCTACCTCGAGTCCGACGCCGTCTTCGGTGTGAAAGAGGCGCTGATCGCCACCTACGACAGAAACAGTGACGACCCCGCCACAGCATGGTCGTCCCAATACGACTTCGTACTCACGCGGGGCAGCAGCTGA
- a CDS encoding maleylacetate reductase → MNRQESAVRPFVHSGSPARIVFGRGARDGVKEEVERLGARRAVVLSTAQQRESAGRLADDLGALGVGVIDRATMHTPVEVTAQALVEIEQLDADCVVALGGGSTTGLGKAIAARTGLPQVAVPTTYAGSEVTPILGETENGVKTTRRGPEILPETVVYDPALTDSLPIPLSIASGLNAMAHAAEGVYARDGSPIFTLMALEGLAALRDALRELTSDPADHDARDRALYGAWLCGTVLGGVGMSVHHKLCHTLGGALDLPHAQTHAILLPHTIGFVEETEPTVLSPVADLFGGSAGRGLHDFAVEVGAPLRLSELGVTPEQLDRVADLALAAPYWSPRPLDRDSIRRLLQHAYDGTRPESTP, encoded by the coding sequence GTGAACCGGCAGGAGTCGGCGGTGCGGCCCTTCGTCCACAGCGGATCGCCAGCGCGCATCGTTTTCGGGCGAGGTGCCCGCGACGGCGTGAAGGAGGAAGTCGAGCGCCTGGGGGCACGACGGGCAGTGGTGCTGTCGACTGCGCAACAGAGGGAGAGTGCGGGGCGCCTCGCCGACGACCTGGGTGCGCTCGGTGTCGGCGTCATCGACCGCGCCACCATGCACACCCCCGTCGAGGTCACCGCCCAGGCACTGGTCGAGATCGAGCAACTCGACGCGGACTGCGTCGTCGCCCTGGGAGGCGGTTCGACCACGGGGCTCGGCAAGGCGATCGCGGCGCGGACCGGGCTTCCCCAGGTCGCTGTGCCCACTACATACGCGGGCTCGGAGGTGACCCCGATCCTCGGCGAGACCGAGAACGGGGTGAAGACCACGCGGCGGGGCCCCGAGATCTTGCCCGAGACAGTTGTTTACGATCCGGCCCTCACCGACTCGTTGCCGATTCCCCTCAGCATCGCCAGCGGATTGAACGCGATGGCACATGCCGCCGAGGGGGTATATGCGCGCGACGGGAGCCCGATCTTCACCCTCATGGCCCTGGAGGGCCTCGCCGCTCTGCGCGACGCCCTGCGTGAGCTGACGAGCGACCCTGCCGACCACGACGCGCGGGATCGCGCCCTCTACGGCGCGTGGTTGTGCGGGACCGTCCTCGGCGGCGTCGGAATGTCCGTCCACCACAAGCTGTGCCACACCCTCGGCGGCGCGCTCGACTTACCTCATGCACAGACCCACGCAATCCTGCTTCCGCACACGATCGGCTTCGTGGAGGAAACCGAACCCACGGTCCTTTCACCCGTCGCGGACCTGTTCGGGGGGAGTGCCGGCCGGGGCCTCCACGATTTCGCAGTGGAAGTCGGCGCTCCCCTCCGTCTCTCCGAGTTGGGGGTCACGCCCGAGCAGTTGGACCGTGTCGCGGACTTGGCGCTCGCCGCGCCCTACTGGTCCCCGCGCCCGTTGGACCGCGACTCCATCCGCCGACTGCTGCAGCACGCCTACGACGGCACCCGCCCAGAATCAACCCCGTAA
- the tsdA gene encoding gamma-resorcylate decarboxylase, with amino-acid sequence MQGKIALEEHFAIPETLNDSAGFVPGTYWDELQARLLDIQDVRLKLMDEHNIETMILSLNAPAVQAIPERERAIDIARRANDVLAEECAKRPDRFRGFAALPLQDPDAAAEELRRCVTELGFVGALVNGFSQSATVDGGSTPLYYDLPRYRPFWAEVERLDVPFYLHPRNPLNQDARIYEGHPWLLGPTWAFAQETAVHALRLMASGLFDEHPGLRIVLGHMGEGIPAMLWRIDHRNAWVDVPPAYPAKRRMVDYFTENFFVTTSGNFRTQTLIDLLLELGSERVMFSTDWPFENINHAAEWFDAASISEADRLKIGRTNAATLFKLDR; translated from the coding sequence ATGCAGGGCAAGATCGCACTGGAAGAGCACTTCGCCATCCCGGAGACGCTGAACGACTCCGCGGGCTTCGTACCCGGAACCTACTGGGACGAGTTGCAGGCGCGGCTTCTCGACATCCAGGATGTCCGCCTGAAGCTGATGGACGAGCACAACATCGAAACCATGATCCTCTCGCTCAATGCACCTGCCGTGCAAGCCATCCCCGAACGGGAGCGCGCCATCGACATTGCGCGTCGCGCCAACGACGTACTCGCCGAGGAGTGCGCCAAGCGCCCGGACCGGTTCCGCGGCTTCGCTGCGTTGCCGCTCCAGGACCCCGACGCCGCCGCCGAGGAACTGCGACGCTGCGTCACCGAACTGGGCTTCGTCGGCGCACTGGTCAACGGGTTCTCCCAGAGTGCGACGGTGGACGGCGGCAGTACCCCCCTCTACTACGACCTCCCCCGGTACCGACCCTTCTGGGCAGAGGTCGAGCGCCTCGACGTGCCCTTCTACCTCCACCCGCGCAACCCGCTGAACCAGGACGCCCGAATCTACGAGGGCCACCCGTGGCTGCTCGGTCCGACGTGGGCCTTCGCGCAGGAGACTGCCGTCCATGCGTTGCGCTTGATGGCCTCTGGTCTCTTCGACGAGCACCCCGGCCTGCGGATCGTCCTCGGTCACATGGGTGAGGGCATCCCCGCGATGCTCTGGCGCATCGACCACCGCAACGCCTGGGTCGACGTGCCGCCCGCTTACCCGGCGAAACGTCGCATGGTCGATTACTTCACGGAAAACTTTTTCGTGACGACCTCCGGTAACTTCCGCACCCAGACGCTGATCGACCTGTTGCTCGAGCTCGGCTCGGAGCGCGTGATGTTCTCGACCGACTGGCCCTTCGAGAACATCAACCACGCCGCCGAGTGGTTCGACGCTGCCAGCATCTCCGAGGCAGACCGGCTCAAGATCGGTCGGACCAACGCCGCCACGTTGTTCAAACTCGACCGGTGA
- a CDS encoding bifunctional 3-(3-hydroxy-phenyl)propionate/3-hydroxycinnamic acid hydroxylase, translating to MSAFAQPPGAGRKAVDVAIVGSGPTGMALAALLGCQGRSVVVLERYTGLYNLPRAAAFDDETMRTFQKLGVAEKMLPGTNVQRGYVWVNGDDEVLLDIEFDNPGRCGWPAQYMMYQPHLESVLDELITSLPTVEIRRGMTVESVDQQDGDDVLVRATDVEGSAYLVRARYVVGCDGGNGVVRQFAGGELDDYGFFENWLVCDFQLNRDVPDLPTFRQVCDPAEPIAIVNIGPRFHRFSFRLESAANREEVVHPDKVWPRVATYLTPEDAELVRVANYTFRSCITTQWRHRRILLAGDAAHQMPPFLAQGMVSGIRDARNLAWKLDMVLAGHPDSLLDTYQAEREPHVRYITEKAIELGRVQTMRDTALAAQRDAQMIAARKANQKPDKLRYPALSGGLIANHGDMFPQGLVSTSSTTALFDEIAGTGWLVVADGPQVLSGIAEGDRTAFTEIGGKEVIFGLTSMFDGAPVSDTAGVYTRWFAAHECVAAIVRPDGYVFGLARDAAELAGLAKELVAAVAPVPSRPPAPTA from the coding sequence ATGTCTGCCTTCGCACAGCCGCCGGGCGCGGGAAGAAAAGCAGTCGACGTCGCGATCGTCGGCAGCGGCCCTACCGGGATGGCACTGGCGGCGCTCCTGGGGTGCCAGGGCCGGAGCGTCGTTGTCCTCGAGAGGTACACGGGTCTGTACAACCTGCCGCGCGCCGCCGCGTTCGACGACGAGACCATGCGCACATTCCAGAAACTCGGCGTCGCGGAGAAGATGCTGCCCGGCACCAATGTCCAGCGCGGCTACGTATGGGTGAACGGCGACGACGAAGTGTTGCTGGACATCGAGTTCGACAACCCGGGCCGCTGCGGATGGCCGGCGCAGTACATGATGTACCAGCCCCACCTCGAATCCGTTCTCGACGAGCTCATTACGTCCCTGCCAACCGTCGAGATCCGCCGCGGGATGACGGTCGAGTCCGTCGACCAGCAGGACGGTGACGACGTGCTCGTCCGCGCCACCGACGTCGAGGGCAGCGCGTACCTGGTTCGTGCCCGCTATGTCGTCGGCTGCGACGGGGGGAACGGCGTCGTCCGCCAGTTCGCCGGCGGCGAACTCGACGACTACGGGTTCTTCGAGAACTGGCTCGTCTGCGACTTCCAGCTCAACCGCGACGTGCCGGACCTCCCCACCTTCCGTCAGGTCTGCGACCCCGCCGAACCGATCGCCATCGTCAACATCGGACCCCGCTTCCACCGATTCTCGTTCCGGCTCGAAAGCGCAGCGAATCGCGAGGAGGTTGTTCACCCGGACAAGGTGTGGCCACGCGTAGCGACGTATCTCACCCCGGAGGATGCGGAGCTCGTCCGCGTCGCCAACTACACGTTCCGGTCATGCATCACCACGCAGTGGCGTCACCGTCGGATTCTTCTCGCCGGCGACGCGGCACACCAGATGCCGCCGTTCCTGGCGCAGGGCATGGTGTCGGGAATCCGCGACGCACGGAACCTGGCCTGGAAGCTCGACATGGTGCTCGCCGGCCACCCCGACTCGCTGCTCGACACCTACCAAGCCGAACGTGAACCGCACGTCCGCTACATCACCGAGAAGGCAATCGAACTGGGTCGGGTCCAGACGATGCGGGACACCGCGCTCGCCGCCCAGCGCGACGCGCAGATGATCGCTGCGCGCAAAGCCAACCAGAAGCCGGACAAATTGCGATACCCCGCGTTGTCGGGAGGCCTGATCGCCAACCACGGCGACATGTTCCCGCAGGGCCTGGTGTCGACGTCGAGCACCACCGCACTCTTCGACGAGATCGCCGGCACCGGATGGCTCGTCGTCGCCGACGGACCACAGGTGTTGTCCGGCATCGCCGAAGGCGACCGCACCGCATTCACCGAAATCGGCGGCAAAGAGGTGATTTTCGGCCTCACGTCGATGTTCGACGGAGCGCCCGTCTCCGACACCGCCGGCGTGTACACCAGATGGTTCGCCGCCCACGAGTGCGTCGCCGCCATCGTGCGGCCCGACGGCTACGTCTTCGGACTCGCACGCGACGCCGCCGAGCTCGCAGGCCTCGCCAAGGAGCTCGTCGCCGCCGTCGCTCCCGTGCCGTCCCGGCCGCCGGCGCCCACGGCCTGA
- a CDS encoding IclR family transcriptional regulator: MTTSADSDPTADAERAGPRQGIQSVELAMTVIEALESGLGPMSLTQIANASGMAASKVHRYLVSLGRAGLVVQSHRSGLYDFGPAMRRLGIESLRRMDEVGVASEHLPDLRDRTGHAVNLAVWGDHGPVLVRWDYGAHALPITIRVGATMPLLTSAIGRVYLAHLPATMTTSIVETELETLGTNAPSKSDVARLRATVLEQGVATISGEVIPGVMSVAAPVFPAGQSIPLAVAVALPSSLGDTATVAEVTLELLRTTKAISEDYGSVGGAAGGPIA, encoded by the coding sequence GTGACGACCTCCGCGGATTCCGATCCCACTGCAGATGCCGAACGCGCCGGCCCCCGTCAAGGCATTCAGTCGGTGGAGCTCGCCATGACTGTCATCGAGGCCCTCGAAAGCGGACTCGGCCCCATGAGCCTCACGCAGATCGCGAACGCCTCCGGGATGGCCGCGAGCAAGGTTCACCGCTACCTGGTCAGCCTGGGTCGCGCAGGGCTCGTCGTGCAGTCTCACCGATCCGGGCTCTACGACTTCGGACCGGCGATGCGTCGACTGGGCATCGAATCACTGCGCCGCATGGACGAGGTCGGCGTGGCGTCGGAACATCTCCCCGACTTGCGTGATCGCACCGGGCACGCCGTCAATCTCGCGGTATGGGGCGACCACGGTCCCGTCCTCGTGCGCTGGGACTACGGCGCGCACGCACTCCCGATCACGATCCGGGTGGGAGCGACAATGCCGCTGCTCACCTCCGCGATCGGACGCGTCTACCTGGCCCATCTGCCGGCCACGATGACTACATCCATCGTGGAGACCGAACTCGAGACACTCGGCACGAACGCGCCAAGCAAGAGCGACGTGGCTCGGCTACGGGCCACCGTGCTCGAGCAGGGTGTAGCAACCATCTCGGGCGAGGTGATCCCGGGCGTCATGTCGGTCGCAGCACCAGTCTTCCCGGCCGGTCAGTCAATTCCCCTGGCAGTGGCGGTGGCACTTCCGTCGTCGCTCGGTGACACAGCCACGGTCGCCGAGGTGACGCTGGAACTGCTGCGCACGACGAAGGCGATCTCGGAGGACTACGGCAGCGTCGGCGGAGCGGCCGGTGGCCCAATCGCCTGA
- a CDS encoding MFS transporter, which translates to MSRAPTLPRSDRLSGATRTLLAVTWLVATLEGFDLAIYGATLPVLLQTPSLGMDRSEAGTIGSLVGVGMLIGAALAGAIVHRIGPRRLLVGSIAVFTVGMLVSTFAYSAEAFGFGRLVVGLGLGVVLPTLNAYVADLSAPRRRSRHIGLMMSGYAIGALAAPLLGAALLPEVSFRWLYLIGVVIPLVALPLVFRLPESPFHLRLIGRGAEAAEIETRYGLPSSHVANEQAGRLFGLGPLLTRRLAPTTLLFWAMSFCGLLLVFGISAWLPSIMQAAGYSLGSALLQTAAMWLGVFVGVIAAGPVADRFGPRIVVVTAFLTGTVSLVLMSLQPPTFLLFLLMFVSGFGFIGSQILANAYILSVYDPENRSSGLAWALSVGRLGAIAGPTLGAFVLDHANGVDGNFYSFAIVGLLGALTAVLVPRRESRIDPVHGDAMPATRLADAQNHSRR; encoded by the coding sequence ATGAGTCGCGCACCCACTCTTCCCCGCTCGGATCGCCTGTCTGGCGCCACCCGCACACTGTTAGCGGTCACCTGGCTCGTAGCGACCCTCGAGGGCTTCGACCTCGCGATCTACGGCGCCACCCTCCCAGTGCTCCTCCAGACGCCCTCGCTCGGCATGGACCGTAGCGAGGCAGGAACCATCGGCTCGCTCGTCGGCGTCGGCATGCTCATCGGAGCCGCCTTGGCCGGCGCAATCGTTCACCGCATCGGCCCCCGACGGCTCCTGGTTGGATCGATCGCCGTCTTCACCGTCGGCATGCTTGTCTCAACCTTCGCGTACAGCGCCGAAGCGTTCGGCTTCGGACGTCTCGTCGTCGGACTCGGTCTGGGCGTCGTTCTTCCGACCCTCAACGCGTACGTAGCCGACCTCAGCGCACCGCGGCGCCGCAGCCGACACATCGGACTGATGATGAGCGGGTACGCCATCGGAGCGCTCGCCGCACCCCTGCTCGGCGCCGCATTGCTTCCGGAGGTCTCGTTCCGCTGGCTCTACCTGATCGGTGTCGTCATCCCACTCGTCGCACTCCCATTGGTCTTCCGCCTTCCGGAGAGCCCATTCCACCTGCGCCTCATCGGACGCGGCGCGGAGGCCGCCGAGATCGAGACCCGCTACGGCCTTCCCTCGAGCCACGTCGCCAACGAGCAGGCCGGCCGACTCTTCGGCCTCGGCCCGCTGCTCACACGCCGACTCGCCCCCACCACCCTGCTGTTCTGGGCCATGTCCTTCTGCGGCCTCCTGCTCGTATTCGGCATCAGCGCATGGCTGCCCTCGATCATGCAGGCCGCCGGCTACTCTCTCGGGTCTGCCCTGCTCCAGACCGCAGCCATGTGGCTCGGTGTGTTCGTCGGCGTCATCGCGGCCGGCCCCGTCGCGGACCGTTTCGGACCGCGCATCGTCGTCGTGACCGCGTTCCTCACCGGAACTGTCAGCCTGGTCCTCATGAGTCTTCAGCCGCCGACGTTCCTGCTCTTCCTGCTCATGTTCGTCAGCGGATTCGGGTTCATCGGCTCCCAGATCCTCGCCAACGCCTACATCCTGTCCGTCTACGACCCCGAGAACCGCAGCAGTGGTCTCGCCTGGGCCCTGTCGGTCGGCCGCCTCGGAGCCATCGCGGGCCCGACCCTCGGCGCATTCGTGCTCGACCATGCGAACGGCGTCGACGGGAACTTCTACAGCTTCGCCATCGTGGGTCTGCTCGGCGCGCTGACCGCAGTACTCGTTCCGCGGCGCGAGTCGCGCATTGATCCGGTCCACGGCGACGCGATGCCGGCCACCAGATTGGCGGATGCTCAGAATCACTCCCGGCGCTGA
- a CDS encoding alpha/beta fold hydrolase: protein MPSIDLPGARLHYRTVGSGKPLVLVHGSATDMTTWDGVIDNLASDHRVTVYDRRGYGQSEHRPVRDHRIHARDLCAVLEQAVGEPAKVLGWSSGGNIVLASATVRPDLFSELVVVEAPFHGLRHADRAVLATAVRLKLLQLRGHPQEATEVFFRFATALQSGDNSYDLADDSLRNDILRNATPVLAEWDPHPFGVMAEHISVRAVVKLPMPITWVLGSESSPWMTGLHTRVQRRRPDIDIVVINGAGHLIHLDCPAEFVAAVRGEPTRTDHTAHTGDGS, encoded by the coding sequence ATGCCCAGCATCGACCTACCCGGAGCAAGACTGCACTACCGCACCGTCGGAAGCGGCAAACCCTTGGTTCTCGTCCACGGCTCGGCCACAGACATGACCACGTGGGACGGCGTCATCGACAACCTGGCCTCCGACCATCGCGTCACCGTCTACGATCGCCGCGGATACGGACAGTCCGAGCACAGGCCCGTCCGTGATCACCGTATCCATGCTCGAGATCTCTGCGCCGTCCTCGAGCAAGCCGTGGGAGAGCCGGCGAAGGTGCTTGGATGGAGTTCCGGCGGAAACATTGTGCTGGCATCCGCCACCGTTCGCCCGGATCTGTTCTCCGAGCTGGTCGTTGTCGAAGCCCCATTTCACGGACTGCGGCACGCCGACCGGGCGGTGCTCGCGACCGCAGTTCGCCTGAAACTGCTTCAATTGCGCGGCCACCCGCAGGAGGCGACGGAGGTGTTCTTCCGGTTCGCCACCGCCCTACAGTCCGGTGACAACAGCTACGACCTCGCCGACGACAGCCTCCGGAACGACATTCTCCGCAACGCCACACCGGTTCTGGCCGAATGGGACCCGCACCCTTTCGGAGTCATGGCCGAGCACATCTCGGTTCGCGCCGTGGTGAAACTGCCGATGCCGATCACGTGGGTCCTCGGCTCGGAAAGTTCACCGTGGATGACCGGACTGCACACGCGAGTACAGCGCCGGCGACCGGACATCGACATCGTTGTCATCAATGGCGCCGGACACCTGATCCACCTCGACTGCCCTGCCGAGTTCGTGGCCGCCGTCCGTGGAGAACCGACTCGAACCGACCACACTGCCCACACCGGCGACGGTTCATGA
- a CDS encoding maleylpyruvate isomerase family mycothiol-dependent enzyme has translation MGFNDLPLAERLLIARRGTAYFAQRLAELSDEQLSEPTGLAGWSRAHLLAHVGYNAAALCRLLDWAATGIETPMYASPEQRGREIAEGATLPAAALRNLFDHTVARLDEKWRHLPASAWEAQVRTAQGRLVPVSETAWMRTREVWIHAVDLGNGGRFGDFPDVVLESLLTDIVGMWQKKDLGAGLVLAVDGGEPVAVQTDSPPTEKVSGPLAAVVRWAAGRGAVGMNIDGEVGEPPRWL, from the coding sequence GTGGGTTTTAACGATCTTCCCCTGGCCGAGCGGTTGCTGATCGCCCGCCGCGGCACCGCGTACTTCGCGCAACGCCTCGCCGAACTGTCCGACGAGCAGCTGTCCGAGCCGACCGGGTTGGCGGGGTGGTCGCGGGCGCATCTGCTCGCGCACGTCGGCTACAACGCGGCCGCGTTGTGCCGGCTGCTGGACTGGGCGGCCACCGGGATCGAGACCCCGATGTATGCCTCGCCGGAGCAGCGGGGCCGGGAGATCGCCGAGGGCGCCACCCTGCCGGCGGCGGCGCTACGGAACCTGTTCGACCACACCGTCGCCCGCCTCGACGAGAAGTGGCGTCACCTGCCCGCCTCGGCGTGGGAGGCGCAGGTCCGCACCGCGCAGGGCCGTCTGGTGCCGGTGTCGGAGACGGCGTGGATGCGCACCCGGGAAGTCTGGATCCACGCCGTGGACCTCGGCAACGGCGGCCGGTTCGGCGACTTCCCCGACGTGGTCCTCGAGTCGCTGCTCACCGACATCGTCGGAATGTGGCAAAAGAAGGACCTCGGCGCCGGCCTCGTGCTCGCGGTCGACGGAGGTGAACCGGTTGCGGTGCAGACGGATTCACCACCCACCGAGAAGGTGTCCGGGCCCCTCGCCGCCGTCGTGCGGTGGGCCGCCGGGCGCGGTGCCGTCGGCATGAACATCGACGGCGAAGTCGGGGAACCGCCGCGTTGGCTTTGA